GTCGCCCGATACGTCGTCATCGTCGCTGCCCGAATCGTCATCGTCATCATCGTCGCCGCAGGAAAGCAGTAGACCCAAGCCAAGGAACAGCATCGCCATGAGCGCCAAGAAATAGAACTTTCTCATCGATCCCTCCATTTATTGTAATGGTTGAATGCTACACATATTCCTCCCCCCCCCTGGAAAGTCAAGACTGGATCTCTTTTTGCCAGGGTCCATCAGCACCTCCAACACAGCTTCGATGCACTTGCCGGAGTTCTCGTACTCCGCGATTTCCACAATCTCTCCAAATGTTCCGCGATATAGCGACCGGCTTTCTTGCCAATATTCGAGAAAGCCTTCATTACGCCAGGGCGTGACATCCTGCTCCAACCAATCGTTGAGCATCCAGTTGACCTCGTCCTCGCGCTCCTCGAAGCCGGGCAGATACCCGAAGTCAAAACCCGTTGGAGTGACAACCCATAGCCCGGCGACGAAATACGGGGACAGACCGCGCTCATCTTGTTTTCTATCGAACACAAAATCGAGCATGTACCGCAGCTTCATCGAAATCGTGTACGACGCCCATTCCTCAGCCAGGTTCAGCCGCTACCGGCGTCGTGAGGGCGCGAGGCACATTTCTGGGCAACTTTCAAACCTTTACATTGACTTAAACGTCAACGCGCTGTATAGATTCACCGATCGCAAGCGACCCTCCAGCGAATTAGCGTGGGTTCTCACGCTTCTGGGCTAATCAAAAAACCCCCAGATAATCGTCGATGCAGGCTGTGTTTGCCGTATACCTTGGACGTATCAAGGTCAAAATAGGTATTGTTGTATGCTTTTCGAGAAATTCAGATTTTCCGAGTCTTTACTCAAAACGATTTATCGCCAGGGGTATGAGGCCCCGACGAAAATTCAGGAATTGGCGATTCCCCACGTACTGGACGGCAAGGACGTCATGGGTTGCGCCCAGACCGGCACCGGCAAGACGGCGGCCTTTACGCTGCCTATCCTTCAACGCTTGAGCCAGTCCAGAGCCAACGGTGGGAGAAGGCGGATTCGCGTCCTCACTCTTACTCCAACCCGTGAACTGGCCTCCCAGATTGAACAAAGTTTCGTCGATTTCGGGCGGGGCACGGGCTTCCGTTCGACCGTCATTTTCGGCGGCGTCAGTCAGCATCGGCAAACCCGCGCTCTCCGCGCCGGCATTGACATCCTGGTGGCGACCCCCGGTCGCTTGCTTGCCCTGATAAACGAGGGCTACGTCGATCTATCCGGCGTCGAGTTCCTCGTGCTGGACGAAGCGGACCGCATGCTGGACATCGGGTTCATTCACGACATCCGGCGCATCGTCGCCAAGATTCCGAAAAAGCGGCAGACACTGTTATTTTCCGCGACGTTATCGGCCAGCATCCTGCAATTGGCGAAAGGCATCCTGGAAAAGCCGGTCAGAGTGAACGTTGCGCCCGCCGCCACGACGGTTGAGAGCATCGACCAGTCCGTGTATTTCGTCGAGCGAACGGAGAAAATCAATCTGCTCGTGCGCCTGCTTGGCGACGGGGCGATGAGCCGCGTGCTGGTCTTTACCAAAACCAAGCACGGCGCGGACAAGGTTGTTCGTAAGCTGGGGCACGCTTCCATCCAGGCGGTCGCCATTCACGGCAACAAATCGCAGAACAAACGCGAAGAAGCCCTGGGCGATTTCAAGCGCGGCAAATCCCGCGTGCTGGTGGCTACCGACATTGCCTCGCGCGGATTGGACATCGACCAGGTGACCCACGTGGTCAATTTCGATCTGCCCCACGAGCCCGAATCCTACGTCCATCGTATCGGCCGCACCGGCCGTGCCGGGGCTGCGGGTGTGGCGCTGTCGTTTTGCGATAGCGAGGAACGCCGGCTGCTTAGCTCGATCGAGCGCCTGATTCGCCAACGCCTTGGCGTGCACAAGACACCGCGGGGCAGCCGTGGGTTGCAGTCGGTGCCCGAGCGCGAGCAGGTCCCCGAGCGCATCGTCCCGAGCGTCTCTAAGCGGATTCGCCATTCCCCACGCCGCGCAAACCGGCGCTGATCACTCCTTCGCCTAAACGGTTGTTGTGTTAATCTGCACCAGCGAATGGCAAACTGCGTTTGGGCAATGGGAGGAGATCAAGGTGGAAAACCCTTTTGTCGACAAGGCGGTTGTGCCGGGCGTGCTCTGAAACGGCGCTATTCCCCGACACCCCCCTCGACGATGGCGATTTCCTCGGGCGTCAGGTCGTAGAGCTCGTAGACCAAGCGGTCGATCGCGGCGTCGGTGGCGTCGATCTGCCGTTGCATGACGGTCTTTTGCGCCTCGGATGTCGCCGCGGCAAGCTGCTTGTGCAACGCCAACATCGACTCGACAAGCTGCACCATCCGATCGTGCCGCGCCTTATCCGCCGGGTCATCAAAATCGATTGTGCGGATGGGGAGCTGACTCAAATAGGTTCCTTTTATCTTTGGAAATGTCCGCCGGCGGTCCGAGAAATTGTCCAACCAGAAAGACCGAATGATTTGGGAATTGAGAAAGCCGAGTAACCATTCGGGCTTGTAACCATCGGCGAAGATATTGATCATGAACATGGTGTTTAGACACTGGTATCCCAGTTTATCAAGCGCGAAAATGGGATAAGTGCCGATCTGGCGCGTAACCAATTTCTGTTTTGCATTTTGTCTCTCTGAATCCCAACACCCGCCGCACTGTGCCACGGTGTCATCCAGGCAAGCGAGCGCGCTGTAGTCCAAATAGTACCTATTGCAGTTCTTTCCTGTGTAGCATCGCTTATATCGGGAGGGGGCTTTTCCGCTCGGATCAACATCAATGACGTCGCGGCCGTATTTCTTGCGGTTCCGAAGTTGTTTCCCAAAGTTGACGAATGCGATCTTTCCGAGTGGGGCACTGGCTGCGCTGACTTTGGCCCAAACCTCTTTCCGAAGTTCGGACCCGCCACCGACAAACAAGTGATGTGCATCGCGGGCCACGGCGGCCAGCGACACGTCTTCTTTTCGTGTAACTCCAAGAGTACCGGCAAGAACGTCAGCATAGTAGACGCTGAAATCGCCCTCAGACTGCACTGTTGCATCGACCAAGAGGATTGCGTTGTCGACGCTTACGTTTTGAAACACCCCTCCGTCAATCACGAGAATGTGATTCACACGAACATTGCGAATGAGGAATTCCCTCAAGGGAGACAGGAAATTATTAGTCATGAAATTTGAGGGCGTAATCATTCCAAAAGCCCCGCCCGGCTTCAACAAGTTACACCCTTTTTCGATGAACAGATGGTACGTGTCCAACTTGTAGGACGCGACTGAATAGCGAAGCTTAAAGTACTGATTGTCGCTTTCGATTCTGAACTCATCCTGAAGCAACACATACGGGGGGTTGCCGATGACGCAGTCGAAGCCGCCGGCCTTCATGGCTTCGGGGAAGCCGACGGTCCAGTCGAAGGGGTTGACGCGTTTGATGTCGTCGGGGTCGGGCAGCAGGTCGCCGGTGAAGTAGTCCGGGCCGATCAGGGAATTGCCGCACTTGATGTTGTCGGCCAGGTTGGGCAGCGCGCGCGATTCGATCAGTTCCATCTGCCTGCTTAGCGAGGCGTCGTTTTCGCCTTCCAGCGCCTTGAGCAGCAGCGAGAGCTTGGTAACCTCGACGGCCTGGGCGTCGATATCCACACCGAAGATATGGGTAGTCAGCAGGCGCTTTTTTTCCTCGATGGTCAGCAGCCATTGGCCGTCGCGGGCATCTTGGAAGACGGCCTTCTTGTGGCTTTCGGGCTTGTGCTCGATGTACCATTTCAAGGCGTAATCCATCAGGTACCGGTACGCGCCGAGCAAAAATGAGCCGCTGCCGCAAGCCATGTCCAACACGCGAAACGTCGGCTTGCCGCGGCCCCCGGCCAGTTGTGCGGGGCTTTTGCCTTCGATCTGTTTGCCGACGGTGTGCTCGACGATGTAATCGACGATGTACTTGGGCGTGTAGTAGACGCCGCCCGCTTTGCGGACCTCCGGCTTTTCCTCGACCTTGGCGCGATGCCCGGCGGTCAGCCGAATGACCTTGCCCAAAAACCGCTCGTAGACCGTACCCAGAATTTCGACCGGCAGGACGCCGAAGTGATACGGCGAGCCGTGCTCGAAATAAAGGCTTCGCAGTATCGGCTTGATCACCTTGTCGTCGACCGCCAGTCCCGGCGTGATGCGATCGGGCGCGTCGGCGACGTCGCTTTCTTTGCGGA
The window above is part of the Candidatus Lernaella stagnicola genome. Proteins encoded here:
- a CDS encoding TaqI-like C-terminal specificity domain-containing protein; its protein translation is MIKTFAESQDRIAELCRYFATNHQNFLAPGVKEAHVRQSLIDPFFEALGWDVRNSAMTAPQYREVVPEDSLDDEGHQKAPDYAFRVGTMPKFYAEAKKCGVNINADPASAYQLRRYGWSAKIPLSILTDFEELAVYDCSLRPRQGEKASRGRISYMGFEQYPDQWHEIWDVFSREAVWSGAYDKFSASKRKRGTSEVDNEFLKEIETWRENLARNIALRNPEISTDNLNAAVQLTIDRIVFLRMAEDRGLEPYGRLAKLCERADIYARFVRDVCRRADAKYNSGLFHFRKESDVADAPDRITPGLAVDDKVIKPILRSLYFEHGSPYHFGVLPVEILGTVYERFLGKVIRLTAGHRAKVEEKPEVRKAGGVYYTPKYIVDYIVEHTVGKQIEGKSPAQLAGGRGKPTFRVLDMACGSGSFLLGAYRYLMDYALKWYIEHKPESHKKAVFQDARDGQWLLTIEEKKRLLTTHIFGVDIDAQAVEVTKLSLLLKALEGENDASLSRQMELIESRALPNLADNIKCGNSLIGPDYFTGDLLPDPDDIKRVNPFDWTVGFPEAMKAGGFDCVIGNPPYVLLQDEFRIESDNQYFKLRYSVASYKLDTYHLFIEKGCNLLKPGGAFGMITPSNFMTNNFLSPLREFLIRNVRVNHILVIDGGVFQNVSVDNAILLVDATVQSEGDFSVYYADVLAGTLGVTRKEDVSLAAVARDAHHLFVGGGSELRKEVWAKVSAASAPLGKIAFVNFGKQLRNRKKYGRDVIDVDPSGKAPSRYKRCYTGKNCNRYYLDYSALACLDDTVAQCGGCWDSERQNAKQKLVTRQIGTYPIFALDKLGYQCLNTMFMINIFADGYKPEWLLGFLNSQIIRSFWLDNFSDRRRTFPKIKGTYLSQLPIRTIDFDDPADKARHDRMVQLVESMLALHKQLAAATSEAQKTVMQRQIDATDAAIDRLVYELYDLTPEEIAIVEGGVGE
- a CDS encoding DEAD/DEAH box helicase, with the protein product MLFEKFRFSESLLKTIYRQGYEAPTKIQELAIPHVLDGKDVMGCAQTGTGKTAAFTLPILQRLSQSRANGGRRRIRVLTLTPTRELASQIEQSFVDFGRGTGFRSTVIFGGVSQHRQTRALRAGIDILVATPGRLLALINEGYVDLSGVEFLVLDEADRMLDIGFIHDIRRIVAKIPKKRQTLLFSATLSASILQLAKGILEKPVRVNVAPAATTVESIDQSVYFVERTEKINLLVRLLGDGAMSRVLVFTKTKHGADKVVRKLGHASIQAVAIHGNKSQNKREEALGDFKRGKSRVLVATDIASRGLDIDQVTHVVNFDLPHEPESYVHRIGRTGRAGAAGVALSFCDSEERRLLSSIERLIRQRLGVHKTPRGSRGLQSVPEREQVPERIVPSVSKRIRHSPRRANRR